A DNA window from Legionella sp. MW5194 contains the following coding sequences:
- the lpxA gene encoding acyl-ACP--UDP-N-acetylglucosamine O-acyltransferase has protein sequence MQMSQLDQQHVRDKVIPIHQQIHPTALIAQGARIGSNVSIGPFSVIGEDVAIGANTVIGSHVVIEGWTTIGERNQIHTGAVIGSVPQDLKFNGEKSFVSVGDDNIIREYVTISRGTAGGGGETTIGHANLLMASCHVGHDVRMGDHNIIANAVGIAGHVIIEDWVTIGGIAVIHQFCKLGRMAMIGAKSYINKDIPPFALVQGNPAKLYGVNIERLRRNQFKPQQRLLIQRAYKILHRCNYHLPNAIAEIEQDLLPDEQIACLLHFLRHSERGICRGNRE, from the coding sequence GTGCAAATGAGTCAGTTGGATCAGCAGCATGTACGCGACAAAGTTATTCCTATTCACCAGCAAATTCATCCTACTGCCCTGATTGCCCAGGGAGCAAGAATCGGATCCAATGTTAGCATTGGTCCGTTTTCTGTCATTGGCGAAGACGTTGCCATCGGCGCCAATACTGTCATCGGCTCCCACGTGGTCATTGAAGGCTGGACGACCATCGGCGAACGCAATCAGATTCATACCGGCGCAGTCATTGGCTCTGTTCCGCAAGATTTGAAATTCAATGGCGAAAAAAGTTTCGTTTCCGTGGGTGATGACAATATTATTCGGGAATACGTTACCATCAGCCGCGGCACAGCCGGCGGAGGAGGCGAAACCACCATTGGCCATGCTAATTTATTAATGGCCAGCTGCCATGTGGGCCATGATGTACGAATGGGCGATCATAATATCATTGCCAATGCTGTCGGTATCGCGGGGCATGTCATCATCGAAGATTGGGTCACCATTGGCGGTATTGCGGTTATTCATCAATTTTGTAAACTGGGACGCATGGCCATGATAGGCGCCAAGAGTTACATCAATAAAGACATCCCGCCTTTTGCCCTGGTGCAGGGAAATCCCGCCAAATTATATGGGGTCAATATTGAACGCTTGCGCCGCAATCAGTTTAAACCTCAGCAGCGTCTGCTTATCCAGCGCGCTTACAAAATCCTTCATCGCTGCAATTATCATTTACCCAATGCCATTGCCGAAATTGAACAGGACTTGTTGCCGGATGAGCAAATCGCCTGCCTGCTCCATTTTCTTCGTCACAGTGAACGCGGCATTTGTCGGGGGAATCGCGAATGA
- the fumC gene encoding class II fumarate hydratase codes for MSNTRIETDSMGEIAVPASRYWGAQTERSLHHFNIGRDIMPREVTHAFGILKKAAALTNLELGKLSQDKADLIIKAADEVSAGLLDEHFPLHVWQTGSGTQSNMNANEVISNRAIELAGGVMGSKTPIHPNDHVNMSQSSNDTFPTAMHIAAALAFKQKLIPAVQHLRDALADKMDRFNRIVKIGRTHLQDAVPLTLGQEFSGYVAQLDACLHRFEAVLPELYELALGGTAVGTGLNTHPQFADKAATHIAALTQLPFVSAANKFAALASHEALVMAHSTMKALACALMKIANDVRWLGSGPRCGLGELILPENEPGSSIMPGKVNPTQCEAMTMVCAQVIGNDTSVAVAASQGNFELNVFKPVIIFNVLHSLNLLADTCHSFQEFCVEGLEANEAKIAYYLKNSLMLVTALNQHIGYDKAAKIAKTAHHDNTSLQEAAVKLGYLTAEQFNEYVKPEEMISPR; via the coding sequence ATGAGTAACACACGCATTGAAACGGACAGCATGGGCGAAATTGCTGTGCCCGCTTCCCGGTATTGGGGCGCACAGACAGAGCGATCCCTTCATCACTTCAACATTGGCCGCGACATCATGCCGCGAGAAGTCACCCATGCCTTTGGCATTTTGAAAAAAGCAGCGGCGTTAACCAACCTTGAGCTTGGCAAGCTAAGTCAGGATAAAGCCGATTTAATCATCAAAGCCGCCGATGAGGTCAGTGCCGGCCTGCTTGATGAGCACTTCCCCCTGCACGTTTGGCAAACTGGCAGCGGCACCCAATCCAATATGAATGCCAACGAAGTCATATCCAACCGCGCCATTGAGCTGGCCGGCGGCGTCATGGGCAGCAAAACACCGATTCATCCCAATGACCATGTCAACATGTCACAATCGTCGAACGACACCTTTCCTACCGCCATGCACATCGCTGCCGCACTGGCTTTCAAGCAGAAATTAATACCCGCCGTGCAACATCTTCGCGATGCGCTCGCGGACAAAATGGATCGTTTTAACCGCATCGTTAAAATTGGCCGTACGCATCTGCAGGATGCGGTGCCTCTGACGTTAGGTCAGGAGTTTTCGGGTTACGTAGCCCAGCTTGATGCCTGTCTGCATCGTTTTGAGGCGGTGTTGCCGGAACTTTATGAACTGGCTTTAGGGGGTACCGCTGTCGGTACAGGATTGAACACTCATCCCCAGTTCGCAGACAAAGCCGCAACGCATATCGCCGCATTGACACAACTACCCTTTGTGTCAGCAGCCAATAAATTCGCGGCCTTGGCCTCGCATGAGGCACTGGTGATGGCGCATAGTACGATGAAGGCTTTAGCCTGTGCTTTGATGAAAATTGCCAATGACGTGCGCTGGTTGGGCTCAGGTCCTCGCTGCGGATTGGGCGAATTGATTTTGCCTGAAAATGAACCCGGTTCCTCCATCATGCCCGGCAAGGTTAATCCCACCCAGTGCGAGGCCATGACCATGGTTTGCGCTCAGGTGATCGGCAATGACACCAGTGTCGCGGTGGCGGCCAGCCAAGGGAATTTCGAACTCAACGTCTTTAAGCCGGTCATTATTTTTAATGTTCTGCATTCTCTGAATCTGCTGGCAGACACCTGCCATTCATTCCAGGAGTTTTGTGTGGAAGGGCTTGAAGCCAATGAAGCAAAAATTGCGTATTACCTTAAAAACTCACTGATGCTGGTCACTGCGTTAAATCAACACATTGGTTACGACAAAGCGGCCAAAATTGCCAAAACAGCCCATCATGACAACACGTCGCTTCAGGAAGCCGCCGTCAAGCTGGGTTACCTCACCGCTGAACAGTTTAATGAGTATGTTAAACCGGAAGAAATGATTTCACCCCGCTAA
- a CDS encoding lysophospholipid acyltransferase family protein → MPQISLDNLKITAVGRLMYYLVPLRKRIIMKNIERVFKCHSKQEKMNLAKAFYSHFLTTLKEIISIRWCNHDKLREGIEIEGLEHLLSAHAQQRGVILLCAHVGNWEYAPLLGFPTIAALSGRFYFVRRAIRIKWLQKILFQRFQKANLSIIDSRDMFKHARKLLRDNNVLVFTFDQHASINGRHGIAVDFFGSKAGTYKTLAFLAGKTGALVVPGATYRLNKKHHVLQFYPALVWKENEDWEQALHDNTRIYNQAIEQFILANPAQWLWPHRRWKLDDLEKSG, encoded by the coding sequence ATGCCGCAAATCTCCCTCGATAATCTTAAAATCACTGCCGTTGGCCGCCTGATGTATTATCTCGTCCCGCTGCGCAAGCGCATTATCATGAAAAACATAGAGCGCGTTTTTAAATGCCATTCCAAACAGGAAAAAATGAATCTGGCCAAAGCCTTTTATTCCCACTTTTTAACAACACTCAAAGAAATCATTTCTATACGATGGTGCAATCATGACAAGCTGAGAGAGGGAATAGAAATCGAAGGCCTTGAGCATCTTCTGTCTGCCCATGCACAACAACGCGGCGTGATTTTACTTTGTGCTCACGTAGGCAATTGGGAATATGCTCCCTTACTGGGCTTTCCCACGATTGCGGCCCTTTCTGGCCGCTTTTATTTTGTCCGCCGTGCAATCCGTATCAAATGGTTGCAAAAAATCCTGTTCCAGCGCTTTCAAAAGGCAAATCTTTCCATCATTGACAGCCGCGACATGTTTAAACACGCACGAAAATTGCTGCGTGACAATAACGTCCTGGTGTTTACATTTGACCAGCATGCCAGCATAAATGGACGTCATGGTATTGCCGTTGATTTTTTTGGCAGCAAAGCAGGAACCTATAAGACGCTTGCTTTCCTGGCAGGTAAAACAGGGGCGTTGGTTGTCCCCGGCGCCACCTATAGACTCAACAAAAAACACCATGTTCTTCAGTTCTATCCCGCCCTCGTCTGGAAAGAAAATGAGGATTGGGAGCAGGCCCTGCATGACAACACCCGAATTTATAATCAAGCCATTGAGCAATTCATCTTAGCCAATCCCGCCCAATGGTTATGGCCGCATCGGCGCTGGAAACTGGACGACCTGGAAAAAAGCGGTTGA
- the lpxB gene encoding lipid-A-disaccharide synthase: protein MGERPIKIAIVAGEPSGDLLGAGLIAALNEGLGNVTFVGIGGAQMQSQGFHSFFPMDYLSVMGITDVLKRYLPLLFLRKRLIRELTMNPPDVFIGIDYAGFNLVVEKKLKKQGIKTIHYVSPKLWAWRQKRVYKVKEAVDLILTLFPFEKTFYQRYGVPVSFVGHPLADMIDPQVDKKRLREQAGYADSDTLVTLLPGSRLGELRYLGPLYLDVMKQLSLKRPDLIFIVPLATSKAMALFEAQWRASGYLHLNIKLQQGGAREAMALANAVLVKSGTGILEAMLLKCNMVVAYKWSALSHLIIAPQLKINYIALPNLLANEALVPEFIQKQAKPEAISQCLLELLAKGDAPARVMEKFERLHQQLKQDANSKAAMAVIKLLQAAPSSA from the coding sequence ATGGGCGAGCGTCCAATCAAAATAGCCATCGTAGCAGGGGAACCTTCGGGGGATTTATTAGGGGCGGGATTAATTGCGGCGCTTAACGAGGGGCTTGGGAATGTCACGTTTGTCGGCATCGGCGGAGCGCAAATGCAAAGCCAGGGATTTCATTCTTTTTTTCCAATGGACTACCTGTCGGTCATGGGGATTACCGATGTGTTGAAGCGTTACTTGCCGCTGCTTTTTTTGCGCAAACGACTAATCAGGGAATTGACAATGAATCCCCCCGACGTGTTTATCGGCATTGATTATGCCGGTTTTAATCTGGTCGTCGAGAAAAAGCTTAAAAAGCAAGGGATAAAAACCATCCATTATGTCAGTCCCAAACTATGGGCATGGCGGCAAAAACGGGTGTATAAAGTCAAGGAGGCTGTGGATCTGATATTGACCCTGTTCCCTTTTGAAAAAACATTTTATCAACGGTACGGGGTACCGGTTTCTTTCGTTGGCCATCCACTGGCGGATATGATTGACCCGCAAGTGGATAAAAAGCGCCTAAGAGAACAGGCTGGTTATGCTGATTCCGATACCCTCGTTACCCTGCTGCCTGGCAGTCGTCTTGGCGAGCTTCGTTACTTGGGTCCGCTGTATCTTGACGTGATGAAGCAACTGAGCCTGAAACGGCCGGATCTTATCTTTATCGTGCCCCTGGCAACTTCAAAAGCCATGGCATTGTTCGAGGCGCAATGGCGTGCGTCAGGTTATCTTCATCTGAATATAAAACTTCAGCAGGGGGGGGCGAGAGAGGCGATGGCGCTGGCTAATGCGGTGTTGGTTAAATCGGGTACGGGAATCCTTGAAGCCATGTTATTAAAATGCAATATGGTGGTCGCGTATAAATGGAGTGCCTTGAGTCACCTCATCATTGCCCCGCAGCTTAAAATTAACTACATTGCGCTGCCTAACCTGCTGGCCAATGAGGCGCTGGTGCCGGAATTTATTCAAAAGCAGGCCAAGCCTGAGGCCATCAGCCAATGCCTTCTAGAATTACTGGCCAAGGGCGACGCCCCTGCCAGGGTAATGGAAAAATTTGAGCGGTTGCATCAGCAGTTAAAGCAGGATGCCAATAGCAAGGCCGCCATGGCGGTCATCAAACTCCTCCAGGCCGCGCCTTCATCGGCATAA
- a CDS encoding glycerophosphodiester phosphodiesterase, translating into MSFVTVIERCINTIMAVIPRGRPSPEILKQARVIAHRGAHDRQVIENTDAAFARALSCHCWGIELDVRSTADGVLVVHHDPTLMRLWQRPEAIGELSFQDLRERVPDIPSLAEVINHYGKRLHLFIELKTPVDETLLYEDLQALTPIDDYHLISLDEALLRPFTRFPRAALLLVPEHNNVQQFCTLSLKANYGGVLGHYLLLSNKKIKPLTAARQQVGVGFIDSKNSLYRELNRGIRWVFTNRAQLVSALLSNEIARKD; encoded by the coding sequence ATGTCTTTCGTCACGGTGATTGAACGGTGCATCAATACCATCATGGCGGTCATTCCACGTGGAAGGCCGTCGCCTGAGATCCTTAAACAGGCGCGCGTGATTGCTCATCGCGGTGCCCATGACCGCCAGGTTATCGAAAACACGGACGCGGCTTTTGCCCGCGCCCTAAGCTGCCATTGTTGGGGAATCGAACTCGATGTGCGAAGCACTGCGGATGGTGTTCTTGTTGTGCATCATGACCCCACCCTTATGCGATTATGGCAGCGACCTGAAGCGATTGGCGAGTTGTCTTTTCAAGACTTGCGGGAACGGGTCCCGGACATTCCTTCGCTGGCGGAGGTCATCAACCATTATGGCAAGCGACTTCATTTGTTTATTGAATTGAAAACCCCCGTGGATGAGACCCTGTTGTATGAAGACCTGCAGGCATTAACCCCAATTGACGATTACCATCTGATTAGCCTTGATGAGGCATTGCTTCGTCCCTTCACACGTTTCCCGCGAGCAGCCCTTCTTCTCGTCCCGGAACATAACAATGTGCAACAGTTCTGCACCTTGAGTTTAAAAGCAAATTACGGCGGGGTGTTAGGTCATTATTTGTTATTGAGCAATAAAAAAATCAAACCGCTCACGGCAGCCAGGCAGCAGGTGGGGGTTGGATTCATCGATTCAAAAAACAGCCTGTATCGGGAATTGAATCGCGGTATTCGATGGGTGTTTACCAACAGGGCGCAGCTTGTCAGCGCCCTGTTGAGTAACGAGATTGCCCGTAAGGATTAG
- a CDS encoding lysophospholipid acyltransferase family protein, producing MEHKETSHEPSITWLGRLFYHAFHKPTSQTHTNIHAAFGNRLSDKQKKQLIMAFYSHMITLFKELIICLLRGVKPLKRKTDMQGLEHLLEAVKQNKGVLLLTGHFGNWEIGCPLCYVMLPTSNPAYAVRKPIKRAWAEKLLFANYRRHGLTIIPKNKARGPILDALRRQGLVFITFDQRAPAKSKGTLLTDFLNLPAYTYQGLALLANESGAPVVPVSCHRLPKGRHRIEFHPALTWQEDPDSAAALLKNTVIYNQTLERLLLRHPEQWIWSYKRWQL from the coding sequence ATGGAACACAAGGAAACATCCCATGAGCCATCCATCACCTGGTTAGGGCGGCTGTTTTACCATGCATTCCATAAACCGACGTCTCAAACCCACACCAACATCCATGCTGCCTTTGGAAATCGACTATCGGACAAACAAAAAAAACAATTGATTATGGCTTTTTATTCCCACATGATCACGCTGTTTAAAGAGTTGATTATTTGTCTGTTACGGGGGGTGAAACCCCTGAAAAGAAAAACGGATATGCAGGGGCTTGAACATTTATTGGAAGCCGTAAAGCAAAACAAGGGCGTCCTGCTGCTCACTGGCCATTTTGGCAACTGGGAAATTGGTTGCCCCCTCTGTTATGTCATGCTCCCTACTTCTAACCCGGCCTATGCTGTACGCAAGCCCATTAAACGCGCCTGGGCGGAAAAATTGCTATTTGCTAATTACCGACGTCACGGCTTAACCATTATCCCTAAAAACAAGGCCAGAGGCCCTATCCTTGACGCTCTCAGGCGGCAAGGCTTGGTCTTCATCACCTTTGATCAACGAGCGCCAGCGAAATCAAAAGGGACGTTACTCACTGATTTTTTAAATTTGCCAGCCTACACTTATCAGGGTTTGGCTTTATTAGCCAACGAATCGGGTGCCCCTGTCGTTCCTGTTTCCTGCCATCGATTACCGAAAGGCAGGCATCGGATCGAATTTCATCCCGCACTCACCTGGCAGGAGGATCCAGATTCAGCCGCTGCCCTATTAAAAAATACCGTGATTTATAACCAAACACTGGAGAGGCTGCTGTTGCGTCATCCCGAGCAGTGGATTTGGTCTTATAAGCGCTGGCAACTCTAA
- the lpxD gene encoding UDP-3-O-(3-hydroxymyristoyl)glucosamine N-acyltransferase, whose protein sequence is MKSLRFNQNHGPFSLATLARISDAALHNPEDSDCLIHQAAPLDEAKESDIAVFHNLKYIKTFKNSSAGACVIFPDAVKHAPPAMKLLIHHNPYKAFALVMQHFYSRPKEAPGISPQAFIARSASIGKGCIIQPGAYIGERAVIGEGSEVGVNSYIGHDVIIGKNCRIENNVSITNTLMGNDVVIYTGAKIGQEGFGFATDAEGHYSIPHIGCVIIGNNVEIGANTCVDRGSVKNTILEDHCRIDNLVQIGHNVTIGRGSIVAGTSGIAGSSHLGEFATVGGGVSVVNHAKVGNGAMVLAHSLVINDVPPGTRAGGTPAIEARQWHKQSLSLKKLCR, encoded by the coding sequence ATGAAATCCTTGCGTTTTAATCAAAATCACGGCCCATTCAGCTTAGCCACCTTGGCCCGGATTTCTGACGCTGCACTGCATAACCCCGAAGACAGCGATTGCCTGATTCATCAGGCAGCGCCTCTGGATGAGGCTAAAGAATCAGACATTGCCGTATTCCATAATCTAAAATACATCAAGACCTTTAAAAACTCCTCTGCGGGAGCCTGCGTCATTTTCCCGGACGCGGTTAAACATGCCCCGCCGGCTATGAAGTTGCTGATTCATCACAACCCTTATAAAGCCTTCGCACTGGTCATGCAGCATTTTTATTCCCGCCCCAAAGAAGCACCCGGTATTTCGCCCCAGGCTTTTATTGCCAGAAGCGCTTCCATTGGCAAGGGGTGCATTATTCAGCCTGGGGCATACATTGGTGAACGTGCCGTCATCGGCGAGGGAAGCGAAGTTGGCGTGAACAGTTACATTGGCCATGACGTGATCATTGGTAAAAATTGTCGCATAGAAAACAACGTCAGCATCACCAACACCCTGATGGGCAATGACGTGGTGATTTATACGGGCGCTAAAATTGGGCAGGAGGGCTTCGGCTTTGCCACGGACGCAGAAGGCCATTACAGCATTCCTCATATCGGCTGCGTCATCATTGGTAACAACGTGGAAATAGGCGCCAATACTTGCGTGGATCGAGGTTCCGTTAAAAACACGATCCTTGAGGATCATTGCCGCATTGATAACCTGGTGCAGATTGGTCACAATGTCACCATTGGCCGCGGTAGCATCGTGGCCGGCACTTCCGGGATTGCCGGCAGTTCCCACCTGGGGGAATTTGCGACCGTAGGCGGGGGCGTCAGCGTGGTTAACCACGCGAAAGTCGGCAACGGCGCCATGGTATTAGCCCACTCGCTGGTCATTAACGATGTGCCGCCCGGGACACGGGCAGGAGGAACCCCCGCCATCGAGGCCCGCCAATGGCATAAACAATCATTAAGCTTGAAAAAATTATGCCGATGA